A window of Magnolia sinica isolate HGM2019 chromosome 13, MsV1, whole genome shotgun sequence genomic DNA:
ACCCCGAAGATGAAGGAaaatagacttagatggtttggccatgtgcaacagagacaaAAAACAGCTCcatttaggagtgagttggttcacgttgaaggctctaaatgggaaaggggaaggcccaaaagcaTGCGggtggaaatagaaagaaaagatttGCCTATTGTTTAACTGAGGATGAAATGGTAGAATCAGGCTCTAGCGAGTTGGCTCTCTCTCAATGCTAGGCTCAGTTAAAACTTCTATTTCTTAGTTCAATCCTTTTGTATTTGTTGTATAAGGTTAGAATGATTTGATTTAAGATAGCATAATAACGGTGGCATGGTGCATTTCAGTGTAACTCCAAATGGTGGCTGACGGGGCCTCCATGTCATACACAATATGCTTGTTGCTTGAGGCCGAGTGGAAACACAAACCTGCATTATGCAGGTTCCTGTAAGCCTGTTTCTTTCTCCTCCAAATCATTAGTGAGAGGTCCCATTTTTTTCCCACCGATGATTTGGATGTAGTGCATCATATTTGCCTTCAGAATTGGGAACATCCAACTTGCCCTAATTTTTGGCACTTTGACACGGAGTTGTAAGTTAGTGGTGACTTCTCTTCTggtatatgttttatttatttatttacaaaatGCTTATGGTGACTATGAGCTATTATACCATGCTTGCCCTACTCGCTGTTGTTTGAGATGTTATATAGGATGCTTGCTCGAAGGTTTGTGCAATATTGTTCAGGTTTTAGTTTGTAAATAGGGGagatggtttagtgatccaaactgaacctttgaaatggtgggcctcatcattggTAGGCCAAGCACGGAAGATCCCCCAGATTGGAAGAACTATCTATAGAATAGTTGGCTTTTTTtgggttgaatgtgaaccattttgcttaaccatctatttgctcTCCTCCTATTGAAGGGCTTAGATTCCTCCAACCtgctggattttttttattgCGTGGGCCATCCACATGTGGCCCATAATATCGATGATTGGATCActgtgccatgggccccacttgtacaagctGAAACCCAGATTGTATTCTACATACATTCGGTGGAGTATTATATggttggtctttttttttttttttttccttttccaaatctcttctagattATTCAGATACACCCAACATCACAACAGAGAAATTTCAGGTCCTTACTGTGGAGGAAACAATTATGCTAAGTGTCTTTCCACCTGCACAAACACGTTTTCATGGAGCTCCAGCGCAAATTATGTAAGACTTCAGGATGCCACCAGTAAAATTTTCAGCAAGTCCATTGCTACAAAACACTTGGTAAAAAAGAGGCAAGAGCTAGCAACCTTTGTTATTCTTTACTCAGGAAGCCTATcctgtttttcttgattttgtttTATTTGTGTGCAATTATTTCTAATTTACAATACCTATAGGGGGCCCACATTTTAGACCCTCCCCTTTTGATACCTACAATTGTATTACCAACTGTAGAAAAAAGGtgggtgcatgtgttaaaaaggGTGGGCATGAATATCGCTTAGCTGGTtaaattcattcattttttttttagaaatgagATTTTGTCGATGCAGTTGCATGCCCTCACCCTGTAAGTTGTTCGTTTTGCTACTTCTTCTTCAGAACAGGTGTGTGGAGGTGTGCGACCATGGAAGAAATAGAAGCTGAAAAATCGTTGATTGAGAAAGATGTAGTAAGTGCCTCTGTGTCTTGTTATAACAACTGTTCAACTTAAGTATGGTCAGCTGGAGCAGTTCCCTACAGTTCCCATCCTGAAACGCTTCTTGTTGCATTGATTATTCAATTATTTTGTTAACAATGagttttcattttggtttttcaaAGCATTTTGCTTGATGGTGCCTTTCATGACTTTGGTTGGCTTCCAGAAAGAAAGAATGGAAAAGACCATTGAAACAATTCGCACAAATTTCAATGCAGTAAGAACAGGAAGAGCAAATCCTACCATGCTTGACCGGGTTGAGGTATGCagaaatttatttcattgctttcatAACATCAGTGAATGTATCTGTATTGAAATAATGAATAATCAATCTGTCTGAATATTGCTTTCGTTTAGATGTATTACTTTCATTGAATGTACTATCAGGAGATAGCTACTCACGTATACATGAGAACGCATAAATCAAGCAAACAAAAGGGTGTTTTGCGAAACCTTTTTTACATTTCAAAACTTTTTGGATTTGGATAGGATCAAAGGAGATGCTAGACCATTATAAGGTCCCAGGAAAAAAATTGAAGCTTAAACGACCTAAATTGGTTCTTGCAAACAATCCGACTTGGCACATTTTACGTGGATTGATTAAATCCTAGTTTACATTTTTCACTTTCTAACAAGGGGATCAGCATGCCTGTGGGTTCTTTTATATTAGTTATTAGTTCGTATTTCAGCTTTCATGAAATTATGCAAACACATGCAATTAAGATGAAAAGTTAATGGTGACTTCTCTTCtggtatatgttttttttttttttttcaaacaaaatGCTTATGGTGACTAATGAGGTATTATACCATGCTTGCCCTGCTCGCTGTTGTTTGAGATGTTaatcatgttatataggatgcTTGCTCGAAACTAATAATACATTAACATTCCAGGTTGAGTATTATGGAAGTCCGGTGAGCTTGAAGAGCATTGCGCAAATTAGTGCCCCAGATGGAAGCTCTCTCCTTGTCCAGCCATATGACAAATCTAGGTACAACTTCTGCATTGATTTAATTTTTGGGTTTGTCAAAGCTTTCAAAAATCTTTGATGCTCTTGAATGCATCCAGCTTAAAAGTTATTGAGAAGGCCATAGTTAGTTCTGATCTTGATTTAACTCCAAACAACGATGGTGAAGTGATCCGATTGACTATCCCACAGT
This region includes:
- the LOC131222587 gene encoding ribosome-recycling factor, chloroplastic isoform X2: MVADGASMSYTICLLLEAEWKHKPALCRFLLFRYTQHHNREISGPYCGGNNYAKCLSTCTNTFSWSSSANYVRLQDATSKIFSKSIATKHLVKKRTGVWRCATMEEIEAEKSLIEKDVKERMEKTIETIRTNFNAVRTGRANPTMLDRVEVEYYGSPVSLKSIAQISAPDGSSLLVQPYDKSSLKVIEKAIVSSDLDLTPNNDGEVIRLTIPQLTTERRKELSKVVSKQAEEGKVALRNIRRDALKAYEKLQKEKKLSEDNVKDLSSDLQKVIDEYIKKIDTIQKQKEKELLKV
- the LOC131222587 gene encoding ribosome-recycling factor, chloroplastic isoform X1; amino-acid sequence: MEEIEAEKSLIEKDVKERMEKTIETIRTNFNAVRTGRANPTMLDRVEVEYYGSPVSLKSIAQISAPDGSSLLVQPYDKSSLKVIEKAIVSSDLDLTPNNDGEVIRLTIPQLTTERRKELSKVVSKQAEEGKVALRNIRRDALKAYEKLQKEKKLSEDNVKDLSSDLQKVIDEYIKKIDTIQKQKEKELLKV